From Paenarthrobacter sp. A20:
CGGCCGCACCACCACACTGGACGGCACGCGTTCATTCACTGGGGCTTGGGAGGGCTCCTGCGCGCAGTCTGGGAATAGCTTCACCCTGTCATTCTTTTTGGTCTCTTATCTAGTGGCGCTTACCGGAGGGGTAAGCGTCACGGGATAGTATCGAATGAAAGTACGCACACCCATGAGAAAGCCAAGTGGATCACCCTTGCCCACCAGCAACACCAACCTCAACCCAGCAGTTCACCGCATGATGGTCCAGCAGCTCAAGCTCCAGGACTCCAACTACAAGGAAGCCCGCCAGAACCGACTCAACACAGCATCACAGGCCCGGGAAGTCGGGTTCACGCACCGGGAGATCGGGGACGTCCTGGGCGTCACCGAAGCAGCGGCCCGGGCCATGATCAAGCGCGCCAAGGGAGACACCGATGGCACGCGATAGGGCGAACATCAAGACCGCGATCTGGACCAGCCAGGACTACCGGGATCTCACGTTCGCGGAGCAGTGGCTGTACGAACTGCTGATGACGCACCCTGACACAAACTATGTCGGCGTCGTGGACTGGCGCACCAACCGACTGGCGGCCATGGCAGCCGACGCCGACCCGGCCTTCATTCGCGCCACGGCGGAGTCTCTGCAGGCGAAGCGATTCGTGTTCATTGACGAGGAAACCGAGGAGATCCTTGTCCGCTCGTTCCTGCGCCATGACGGGCTGTTGAAGCAGCCGAAACTGTCCGTGTCCATGGTCAACGCCTATGGGGCTGTGGCGTCCAAGCGCATCCGCGAGGTGGTGACTTTCGAGCTGCAGCGACTGTTCCAGGAGTACCCGGAATGGGCAGCGTTTAGGCAAGAGAAAGTCATGGCTTTGGTCAAGGGTAAGGGTACGGATATGGGTGAATTTACCCTTGGGTTTACCACTGCCGTTACCCCTCTGTTTAGGGTAAACGCTGGGCAGCCTGACCCCTTGCCTACAACTACAGCTACTACTACATCTACCTCACCTAGCGGTGAGGGGGTGCAGGGGGAACGTAAGAAGCCGGAGCGGAAGCTCCCTGCCACCTGGGTCCCGAACGGCGCGCACATCGAATACGCAAAGAGCCGTCTTTTGAACCTTGAGCAGGAGACCGAAAGGTTCAAGCTCCATGCTGAGGCGAATGATCGTCGTCTCCGGGATTGGGATGCCGGGTTCCGGATGTGGCTGTCGAAGGCAACACCTACGTTGCCGAAGTCGGCCACCCCTTGGTCGCCGGAGTTCCATAGGCGGGGGCAGGCATGAGCGAGACAAGGACCCCGCCGCAGGACGTCGCAGCTGAGCAGTCAGCACTGGGGGCGATGATGTTGTCCCGGGACGCTATCCAGGATGTTTCGGAGATCGTGACTGGTCCGGACTTTTACCGGCCGGCGCACGAGACGATCTTCCGGACGATCATGGAGCTGCATGGGCGGGGCGAACCGGTGGATGTCATCACCGTGGGTGCCTCGTTGGTGGTGGCTGGGGAGGCTGACCGGATCGGCGGTTCGCAGTACCTGCACGAAGTGACACAGGCTTGCCCGACACCATCCGTTGGTTCGCACTACGCGCAGATCGTGGCCCGGAACGCTACCCGCCGGCGGCTGTCCACGGCTGGGCAGAAGATCCGGGACATGGCACACCAGCCTGGGGACGAGGCGGAGCTGGTGGAGCTGGCCCGGAAGGAGGTTGATGGGACGTCGAAGGCGACCACGACAACGGTCCAGTCGTTCGGGGAAACCATTGATGTGATGTTGTCCCAGCTCGATGACGAACCGAACCAGATCCCCACACCATGGGCTGCGGTGAATGACATCATCGGCGGCCTCCGTCCGGGTGGCTTGTACGTGGTGGGTGCTCGCCCGTCCGTGGGGAAGTCTGTGGTTGCCCTCCAGTTGGCGAAAGCACTCACGGCCCATGGTGCGGTGGCGTTCTCCTCGCTGGAGATGTCCGAGGCTGATGTGCAGATCCGGGCGGTGGCTGCGGATCTCCGGATCGACCTGGCGCGGTTGATGAAGCGGGACCTGCTGGTGTCGGACTGGGAGAAGATCCGGGCCCGGCGCGCGGCGTGGCAGAACGTGCCGCTGTTCATCGATGACAACTCCGGCGTGACGTTGACGGACATCAAACGGTTCGCCCGTTCGGTGAACCGCCGGCAGCCCCTCGCCGGGCTGGTGGTGGATTACCTGCAACTCATGGCCCAACCCGCCGGGGACAAGCGGCCCCGTCATGAGTTCGTGGCGGACATGTCCCGGCAGTTGAAGATCCTGGCCATGGAGATGCAAATTCCCGTGATCGCCCTGTCTCAGCTCAACCGTGGATCGACGCAGCGGGCGGATAACATGCCGCAGATCAGTGACCTTCGTGAGTCGGGCGCCGTGGAGCAGGACGCCGACGTCGTGATCCTCCTCCACCGGGAAATCATGGGCGAAACGTCCGGGGATTTGTCGATGCTGATCGCGAAGCAACGCAACGGCCCGACTGGTTTCGCTGAACTGGACTTTTGGGGGCATTACTCGATGGCGCTGGACAAGGGCGTCACACCGCACGCACACGTTAGGAACGCATCATGACCACACAGCCCACGCAGGCCCGAGAATCTAGTAATGCTTACCCGGATGGGCAGGAAGACCAGAGTGAGGGTTCTAGGCTCGCAGAACGGCGCACAGAGGTTCTCGAATTGTGGATCCCGCAACTGGCGGGGTGGATCAACTCGAACCACCGGCCGCACTGGGCGCAGCGGGCGAAGCTCACCAAGGCGTGGCGCCAGGCCGGGCTCATGTACGCGCGCCAAGCCAAGCTCCCGAAAGGGTTGCAGCGGGTCCGCGTCGAGGCGCACGTGGTGAAGTCGACCGCCCGGGAGTACGACGCCCACAACCTGATGCCGACCGGCAAGGCGATTATGGATGGCCTCGTTGACTACGGGCTGGTTCCGGATGACAAGAACAGGCATGTGGTGGGGCCGGACATGCGCGAGGGTGGCAAAGGCTTGCCCGGAATTCTAGTAAAGATTACCCAACTAGTAATTGACCCTTACTAGTTTCCCGCCTAGCATTTACTTATCGGGTGTTTATGAAAGGACCCCGAGACCATGAGAGGAACACCATGAACAAGACTCAAACCCTGACTGACCGGGGGATCGCCGGCTGCGGAACCTACCTTGGTTCCGTGAACGGTTGCACCTGCGAGGAGTGCAAGGCCGCCGTCATCATCCAGAGCGCACCACCTGCCCGTGCCGAGAAACCCTCAACTTTCGTGCCGCTCCCGCCGGAGAAAAAGGCTGCCATGCGCGCTTTCGCCAACAAGATCGTGCAGGACCGGATAGATGCTGGCCTCTACCCTGACGGCCGGATCAACGACATGGCTAAGTATTCCGAGCACATCCGCAACGGAGGCAAGCTATGAGCGCCACGGACGAACTGGAGCAGGATGTCCGCAAGGCCCTGCCACTGAACACGGACCCCGAGGCCATCGCACATCACGTGGCCACATGGCTCCACAATGACGGCTACACCAAGCCCACCAACGAGCAGACAGCCGCCGTGCAGGCGATGGCGCGGATCCGTGAAGCCATGGATGCGCTCTTCAAAGGCCAGTCCACACAGATCGAAGCACTCGGCCAAATCGCTGAGCACCTCGGCGCGTACGAAATCGAACGCATATGAGCCCCCAGCGTGTGCAGCGGAATCCAAAGTACCCGGCACTGATGTGGACCGACGACGGCGAAGCAGCGCTCTTCCAAGGCCACAACCTGGACCCCGAAGAGATTGAGCGGGTGTGCAGTGTGGAGATCCTTGGTGACTACCCCGGCCATGAACTGCACGTGACAGAGGAGTACTTCACCTACGTGCCGCGCATCAAGAATTGCTCCACATGGGACGGGTGGGGATGCGATCAAGAGGGTGAGTGGCACGGGCACTGGTTCGGCATCAAGCCCACCGACGACCCGAAGAACCAGTTCACCCAAGCGCTCAGGGTGCGAGTCCGGTGAATGGCGACTGCCTGCACATGGGTGAGCATTGCTCGCCGCTGCACTGCCCGGACTGTGGACGGTTCAGCCGCCACTCATGGACAACCGAGTACCACTACACCGAGAACGGCGGGAATCAGTACTGGGGCGGTGAATGCGTCCGGCATGGCGAGTGGTCAGACGCGGCCGCATGACCACGGCGGAGCGTCTCGCCCAGTTGGCGGTCACGTGCCCGCACCTCGCCGCCAACCTGAGCTTGCTCCCCCCGGAACAACTCACCCAACTACTCACAACCAAGGAACCCACCAAATGAGCATCCGTGAACTTCAGGCACTGGCCTACAAACAGTCCGCCGACAAGGGCTTCCACGACAACGAACCCACCGAAGGCCCAGAGCTGCTGATGCTGAACTCCCAGCGAATTGCGCTCATGCACTCGGAGCTGTCCGAAGCGCTGGAAGAACTGCGCAGCGGCAAGGCGCCCAACGAAACCTACTACCCGGAAGCCGGATCATTCGGAGCACACCGCCTCTACAAGCCTGAGGGCGTGCCGTCCGAAATGGCGGACGTGGTTATCCGAGTCATGGACTTCTGTGGAGCCAATGACATTGACCTTGAGTCCATCATCACGGAGAAGTTGGCCTACAACGCCACTCGCGGTCACAAGCACGGCGGGAAGCAGTTCTGATGACTGATTTGCGGGCACTCCTGGCGCCCATCAGGGCGAGACTAGCAGCAGCAACACCCGGACCATGGCATATGCGCGAATGCTCACCATACACAGAGCGCGGCCGGTTGGAAGTCAACATCTGGGACGAGACCCGGAACATCATGATCACTAACTGGTGCGATGACGACGAGATCCATAGGCCTAACGCCGCTTTGATCGCGAACGCTCCCACGGACATCGCCCGCCTACTCACAGCCATCGAAGCCGTGACCGAGTTGGCAGAAGCGTGGCAGGCACGGGGTGAACACCTTCGAAAGTCCGCAGAGTCAGCACCGGAAGACGTACAAGAAGCGCTTGATGACCAAGGCGGTGACATGATCTGGCACGCCGGACTCATCCGCACCGCTCTTGCCGCCGCTTTGGGGTCTGACACCACAAACCAGGAAGGACCCACCATGACTGACTTCACCACCCGCACCGAGCACTCCGACACGCACTGCAACGAGAACAGCCTCTGCCACGACTGCATCAACACCGCAGCCCAGGACAACGCATGAGCATCGATTGGGACCATGATGCCGCCCAGGCTGACCTGGTCCGAATGCTGACCGAAACCCGCGATCTTCCGGGTGAGGTGAGGCTGCCACGCCTCGCCGTGAACATGCTGCTGGACAAGATCGTAGAGCTGAAGCCGCGCACCATCACCACCGTGGAAGAACTCGACGCACTGGCACCGGGCAGCAGCGTCCTGTGTCTGGACGCGGCCGGCGAAGGCCACCCGGCACAGACGAGCGGAGATGGGTGGGGGCTACCATTCAGCAGCAACTTGTGGAGTGCCCAACACCTCCTGGACGGCTGCGAAAGCATCACTGTCATTCAGGAGTGGGCGGCATGAAGTTCCAGAACACGGGTAACTGGAACCCGCCACGGAAAGCTGACCACACCGAAGCACTCGCGGAGGCCCTCACGAAGCTCAGCAACCAGACGCCCACGCCCGTGGTGTTCTCCGAAGCCGCCGTCGAACGGGGCGCACGAGAACTCAGGCGCCGCATCCCGGAACTCATTCCACCCGACGCCATGGACCACGCCCGTGCCGTGCTGGCTGCCGCCGTCAAGGAGGAGCAATGAGCGTCAAGGATGACAAGGCCCGGATCGACAGCATTATTCAGGAGCAGGCCCACGAGTTCGGGACGGTCCTTTGGCCGGAGGACCGCGCCGTTATTGCTGCGATCATGGCACCACTCCTGAATCAGGTCCGCGCCGAAGTGCTGCAAGAAGCAGCAGATGAGTTGGCGCGCCTCCCGTACGTTAGGCCGGGAGCTGAAGGTCGATCAGAGTACGAGCGTATGTTGGCAATCCGGCGCGGCAACACCGATCAGTGGCTCAAGGAATGGGCCGCTGAGATCAGAAGCAGCCACAGGTGAACCGCCGGCCGCACTGCGCCGCATGCGGCCACCACCACAGCGAACAGTGCCAGGCAATTACCTATCATCCAGTCACTGAAGGTGCGCAGAAGTGTGGTTGCTACCAGTGCCGATGACTCGGGCTGGAGGTCTCTA
This genomic window contains:
- a CDS encoding sigma-70 region 4 domain-containing protein, translating into MPTSNTNLNPAVHRMMVQQLKLQDSNYKEARQNRLNTASQAREVGFTHREIGDVLGVTEAAARAMIKRAKGDTDGTR
- a CDS encoding replicative DNA helicase; amino-acid sequence: MSETRTPPQDVAAEQSALGAMMLSRDAIQDVSEIVTGPDFYRPAHETIFRTIMELHGRGEPVDVITVGASLVVAGEADRIGGSQYLHEVTQACPTPSVGSHYAQIVARNATRRRLSTAGQKIRDMAHQPGDEAELVELARKEVDGTSKATTTTVQSFGETIDVMLSQLDDEPNQIPTPWAAVNDIIGGLRPGGLYVVGARPSVGKSVVALQLAKALTAHGAVAFSSLEMSEADVQIRAVAADLRIDLARLMKRDLLVSDWEKIRARRAAWQNVPLFIDDNSGVTLTDIKRFARSVNRRQPLAGLVVDYLQLMAQPAGDKRPRHEFVADMSRQLKILAMEMQIPVIALSQLNRGSTQRADNMPQISDLRESGAVEQDADVVILLHREIMGETSGDLSMLIAKQRNGPTGFAELDFWGHYSMALDKGVTPHAHVRNAS